One Nocardia huaxiensis genomic window, GTGGCCGCAGCCGCAGACGGTGCTGGGTGGCTGTACCCGTGGGGTGCGACGGCTGTATCGGCCTGCTGCCCAGCCGATCACCACCAATCCGGCGCCCACCACGAGGCTGATCGGATCGAACATACCAACGACTATACGTACTCGTATACGTATAGCTCCAGGGATTCCTGGAACGGCTGCGGCCCGGGTGCTCCTCGCGGAAGCAGCCGGGCCACAGCGGTTGTCGTTCTACTCCGATGTCTTGCCCGGCGGCAGTTCGCGCGGCGCACGGTTTTCCAGCTGCGGGTTCTGCCGCCCGGTCAGTTCGTCCTGGGCGGGAGCGGACGGCAGACCGTACCCGTGGTCGACCACCGGACCCGGCGGCAGCGGCGGGTAGGGCTGCTGGCCCTGGGGGAGCGGCGGGTAGTACTGCGGCGCGTACCCCGGCTGTGCGTAGGGCTGATCCACCACGTGGGAGGCGACGCGCTGCGAGTACACGTGCTGCGGAACACCCTGCGGCAGCTGATAACCCAGCTGCGGCTGCCCGGCGTACACCTGCTGTTGCGGCTGGGCCTGCTGCTGGGCGGAATCCTCGGAGTCGACGGTCACCTTGCGGGTGCGGCGCAGCGTGAAGGTGATCTCCTCGGCCTCCTCGAAGGCCTGACGCACCGTGCGCAGCGGATGGGTCGCCGTATCAATGACATTCGCCACGAACGACGGCACCAGCGGCCGGATCCAGCGGGCGGCGGTGTCGGTGAACGGCACCGTGCCGATAATCGGGAGTTCCAGTCCGCCGCCCTTCTTGTCGGGTGCGGGCTGGGGGGCCGCCGCGGGCACGCCGGCCGGGGCCGGTACGAGGGCTCCGCCGGCGCTCACCGGGGTGGCGACCCCGGGCATGAGCTGGGCGGGCAGGTGCGGCGACTGTGTCACGATCCCCTCCTGAGACACGGAGCTGTCCTTTCCTCCGGCCGAGGCCCCGGCCGGTAGTTCATGCTGTGCGGCGCTGTCGAATTCGGCGACGGCGCGCTGTGCGGGCTCGGTGACGCCGATTTCGAAGTTGCCGATCGAGGCGATGATCCGCCGGCGCTGGCGTTCCCGGTCGATGGCGGTGTCGGCGTGCGCGGCCAGCCGGGCGGCGGTGAGCTCCTGGTCGGCGCGCAACGCCTCGGTTTCGACCCGCACCTCGGCCTGCTTGATGGCGATGGCCGTGGCGGCGGCGTGTTCGATGCGTCCGGCGGCGGTGCGGGTGGCGACCTCGCGGTCGAAGGAGGTTTCGCCGCGCCATCGGCGCAGCAGCAGCGGCAGCAGTGCGAGCACGATCATGAGCAGCGCGGTCGCGAAGCGCAGCACGAACGCGCCGGCATGGTCGGTGGTGTAACCGTTCATGGCGACCCAGCGCGCTCCGAGCCCGCGATCACCTTCGGTGTAGGCGGCGGCGCGAATATCGGTGAGGGCCTTGTCCTTGTCGGTGACGGCCTGGTCGAGTCCGCCGATCTTGGCCTGTTCGGCGCTCAATCGGGTGCGGGCGTCCTCGAGCATCTGGTTGGCGGTGCGTTCTTCGGGTCCGCGTCCGGGCACGCCGGTCATGCGCAGTGGCGAGCATTCTGGCGCCGCGCTGAATTCGCAGCGCGCGACGATCAGGGCCTGGTCGACGTCGTTCTGCGCCTTGGTGATCGCCTGATCCAGTGCGGTCCGATTGTTCTTCGCCTGGTCGAGCTCGGCCTGCGCGGTGACCACGCTGGGCGCGGATTCGATTCCGCGCTGGGCGGTTTCGTCGAGCTTGCGGTCGATGGTGCCGCCGAACAGTACGGTGCAGGCCAATTCGGCGGTGAGGACGCCCGCGGCGACCGCCACGGCGATGCGGCCCGCGAATTCGGCTCGCGCCCGCTGTGATTCGTCGCGTGCGGGTGTGGCGGCCGTCGCGAGTGCGCGAGAAACCGCTCCTACCAACAGTGTTGCGATCACTGCGGTGGCCACGACCGCGAGCAGCGGCCAGTCCGCGGCCCCGGTGGCGAGTGCGGTGACTCCGCCGGAGATGGCCGCGAACAGCGCCACAACGGCTCCGGTGACCGAATAACCGCCGCGTTCGTGCTGATCTACGAGGTGTGGATGGGCGCCGCCGAGCCACGGCAGCAGATCTGCGATTCCACGGGTGGGCATGGTGCTGGTTCCCCCTGCCGAAACCGTCGCTTATTCGTTGTCTCAGCGTGACAGGCGTCCGGCTGTTCCACCGCCTGCGAGCGCTGGTATGTGGCCAGCCTCACAGCGGCGTGTTTCGGGCGTGTGAAGTGCTGTTGATCACGTTGCGACCGGCCGGGATATCACCGAATCGAGTGACTTAACGCATACTCACAATTAGCTGCGTGTGTGCTCGAGTCTGCCACCAGGAAAGATTCCGTACGGTCGGCAGGTTGCTTCCGCGCACTGCCAGTACGCCCGTCCTGTGAGCTTCGCGGGTCCGGAAAGTTAGCCGTCTTTCGCCCGGTTTGCCGGAACCCCTTGCGGGGAAATCTGTTTCATTGCAGGTGAGAGGGCATGTCAGTGTTCGATCGAGGCGGCGTCGAATCGTGACCGTTCGACACGGCCGCAGTGGTGAACTCAACTGAAAAGGCCCCGCACCCCTGCTTTACACTGGAGAACGCGCAGGTAGTGGAGGACCGATGAAGAAGCCCAGCTAGACGCTGAAATTAGTGCAACCTAAGTTGGTTGGGCTCAGGTCCTGACTTATCGTTTGCTCTTAACACCGAACTCGACAAGTTCGGCATATCTCCCCATACGGTCAGAGGCCCACAGGCGCTCAGCCTAGCGGGCGAGAACGGCGCGGTAGGTAGCCAGAACGTAAGGACTGAGTTACCGCCGAGCACCCGACTACGTAACCAGAGCGGGTGGACAACTGGAGAGCGACTGCACGGGAGGACCATCAGCGCAGCTGGTCTCCGAAACGTCCGGGCGCAGTCTAGACGGAGGCGTTCGAGAAGGCCGCAATTCTTCGAAGGCCTGTTTTTTGTGAAGGCAGAGGCATGACGCAACTTCCTGGCCACAGGTCCCCTGGACCCCGCGGGCTGTACGACCCGGCGAATGAACACGACGCCTGTGGTGTCGCATTCGTCGTGGATATGCACGGCCGCCGCAGCCGCGACATCGTCGACAAGGCTATTACGGCGCTGCTCAACCTGGAGCACCGTGGCGCAGCCGGCGCCGAACCCAACTCGGGTGACGGCGCGGGCATTCTGATCCAGCTCCCGGACAAGTTCTTCCGGGCAGTCGTGGACTTCGAACTGCCGGCCGAAGGCTCCTACGCCACCGGTATCGCCTTCCTCCCGCAGGCCCGCCGCGAGGCGGCCCGTGCCGGGTACGGCGTCGAGAAGATCGTGCGCGAGGAGGGCCTCGAGGTCCTCGGCTGGCGTGAGGTCCCGATCGACAGCTCGTCGCTGGGAGCGCTGTCCCGCGACGCCATGCCGACCTTCCGGCAGATCTTCATCGCCTCGCCCAAGGATGGGGCCGAACAGCTTTCGGGCATGGACCTGGAGCGCCGGGCCTACGTCATCCGCAAGCGCATCGAGCACGAGCTCGGCAAGTCGGGCGCCGGTGAGGGTGCGGTCGGCAAGGAGTCGGTGTACTTCCCGAGCCTGTCCGGCGAAACCTTCGTCTACAAGGGCATGTTCACCACGCCGCAGCTGCGCGCGTTCTACCTGGACCTCCAGGACGACCGCGTCGAATCCGCGCTCGGCATCGTGCACTCGCGCTTCTCCACCAACACCTTCCCGTCGTGGCCGCTGGCGCACCCGTTCCGGCGCGTCGCCCACAACGGCGAGATCAACACCGTCTCCGGTAACGAGAACTGGATGCGGGCGCGTGAGGCGCTGCTGAACTCGAACGTGTTCGGCACCGACTCCGAGGGCAACAACCGCCTGGAGAAGATCTTCCCCGTCTGTACCCCCGGGGCCTCGGACACCGCTCGTTTCGACGAGGTGCTCGAGCTCCTGCACCTGGGTGGCCGCAGCCTGCCGCACGCGGTGCTCATGATGATTCCCGAGGCGTGGGAACGCAACGAGTCCATGACTCCGGAGCAGCGCGCCTTCTACCGCTACCACTCGTTCCTGATGGAGCCGTGGGACGGCCCGGCGTCGGTGTGCTTCACCGACGGCACCGTGGTCGGCGCGGTGCTGGACCGCAACGGTCTGCGCCCCGGCCGCATCTGGGTCACCGAGGACGGCCTGTGCGTGCTGGCCTCCGAGGTCGGCGTGCTCGACATCGATCCGGCCAAGGTCGTCTACAAGAAGCGCCTGCAGCCGGGCCACATGTTCCTGGTGGACACCTCGCAGGGCCGCATCATCAGCGACGAAGAGGTGAAACAGTCTCTCGCTGAACAGTTCCCGTACCAGCAGTGGCTGGACAACGGCCCGACCAAGCTGAGCGATCTGCCGGACCGCCCGCACGTGCACATGTCGCACGACCGCGTGCTCATCCGTCAGCAGATCTTCGGGTACACCACCGAGGAGCTGAACCTGCTGGTCTCGCCGATGGCGCAGACCGGTGGCGAGGCGCTCGGCTCGATGGGCACCGACACCCCGATCGCGGTGCTGTCCTCGCGTCCGCGGCTGCTGTTCGACTACTTCTCGCAGCTGTTCGCGCAGGTCACCAACCCGCCGCTGGACGCCATCCGCGAAGAGGTCGTCACCTCGCTGCGCAGCATGGTGGGCCCGGAGGCCGATCTGCTGAACCCGGGACCGGAGTCCTGCGGTCAGATCACCCTGACCCAGCCCATCCTGGACAATGACGAGCTGTCCAAGCTGGTCCACATCAACGACGACGGGTCGCGTCCCGACCTGCGTTCGGTCGTGGTCCACGGTCTGTACCCGGTCAAGAAGGGCGGCAAGGGACTTCGCAAGGCCATCGAGGCCGTGCAGAAGCAGGTGTCGGCGGCCATCGACGGTGGCGCGCGGATCATCATCCTGTCCGACCGCGAGTCCAACGAGAAGCTGGCGCCGATCCCGTCGCTGCTGCTCACCGCCGCCGTGCACCACCACCTGGTCCGGGAACGCACCCGCACCAAGGTCGGTCTGGTCGTGGAGGCCGGTGACGCCCGCGAGGTGCACCACATGGCGCTGCTCGTCGGTTTCGGCGCGGCCGCCATCAACCCGTACATGGCCTTCGAGTCCATCGAGGACATGCTGGAGCGCGGCGCGCTGAAGATGCCGGGCAGCACCGGCGATCTCGCGGCGGACTACAAGAAGGCCGTCTACAACTACAACAAGGCCGCCGGCAAGGGTGTGCTGAAGGTGATGTCCAAGATGGGCATCTCCACCATCGCCTCCTACCGTGGCGCGCAGCTGTTCCAGGTCATCGGCCTGGCGCAGGATCTGGTGGACGAGTACTTCACCGGTCTGCGCTCGCCGCTGGACGGCATCGGCCTGGACGACATCGCGGGCGAGGTCGCGCAGCGGCACAAGGTCGCGTTCCTGGAGAACCGCAACGAGCGCGCGCACCGC contains:
- the gltB gene encoding glutamate synthase large subunit is translated as MTQLPGHRSPGPRGLYDPANEHDACGVAFVVDMHGRRSRDIVDKAITALLNLEHRGAAGAEPNSGDGAGILIQLPDKFFRAVVDFELPAEGSYATGIAFLPQARREAARAGYGVEKIVREEGLEVLGWREVPIDSSSLGALSRDAMPTFRQIFIASPKDGAEQLSGMDLERRAYVIRKRIEHELGKSGAGEGAVGKESVYFPSLSGETFVYKGMFTTPQLRAFYLDLQDDRVESALGIVHSRFSTNTFPSWPLAHPFRRVAHNGEINTVSGNENWMRAREALLNSNVFGTDSEGNNRLEKIFPVCTPGASDTARFDEVLELLHLGGRSLPHAVLMMIPEAWERNESMTPEQRAFYRYHSFLMEPWDGPASVCFTDGTVVGAVLDRNGLRPGRIWVTEDGLCVLASEVGVLDIDPAKVVYKKRLQPGHMFLVDTSQGRIISDEEVKQSLAEQFPYQQWLDNGPTKLSDLPDRPHVHMSHDRVLIRQQIFGYTTEELNLLVSPMAQTGGEALGSMGTDTPIAVLSSRPRLLFDYFSQLFAQVTNPPLDAIREEVVTSLRSMVGPEADLLNPGPESCGQITLTQPILDNDELSKLVHINDDGSRPDLRSVVVHGLYPVKKGGKGLRKAIEAVQKQVSAAIDGGARIIILSDRESNEKLAPIPSLLLTAAVHHHLVRERTRTKVGLVVEAGDAREVHHMALLVGFGAAAINPYMAFESIEDMLERGALKMPGSTGDLAADYKKAVYNYNKAAGKGVLKVMSKMGISTIASYRGAQLFQVIGLAQDLVDEYFTGLRSPLDGIGLDDIAGEVAQRHKVAFLENRNERAHRELEVGGEYQWRREGEYHLFNPDTVFKLQHATRSGQYSIFKEYTKLVDDQSEQLASLRGLFKFKSKGRNPIPIEEVEPASEIVKRFSTGAMSYGSISAEAHETLAIAMNRLGGRSNSGEGGENIARFEVEENGDWRRSAIKQVASGRFGVTAHYLTNCTDIQIKMAQGAKPGEGGQLPAHKVYPWVAEVRHSTPGVGLISPPPHHDIYSIEDLAQLIHDLKNANPQARIHVKLVAEPGVGTVAAGVSKAHADVVLISGHDGGTGASPLTSLKHAGGPWELGLAETQQTLLLNGLRDRIVVQVDGQMKTGRDVMIAALLGAEEYGFATAPLVVSGCIMMRVCHLDTCPVGVATQNPVLRERFTGKPEFVENFMLFIAEEVRELLASLGLRTLDEAIGRVDLLDTTAAKEHWKAAKLDLSPILDDVETAFMFQDRRQTKTQDHGLDKALDNELIAQAADALERGKPVKIETKVTNVNRTVGTMLGHEVTKLYGGVGLPDDTIDITFTGSAGNSFGAFVPAGITLRVIGDANDYVGKGLSGGRITVRPSGDAPEGFVAEQNIIAGNVILFGATSGQVFLRGVVGERFAVRNSGATAVVEGVGDHGCEYMTGGRVVILGETGRNFGAGMSGGIAYIYNPNGTFESNLNPELVDLEKLSDEDTAWLQSTIAQHRDETGSAVAERLLGDWANESAKFVKVMPRDYKKVLLAITEAEKNGRDVAEAIMEAARA
- a CDS encoding DUF4407 domain-containing protein, which translates into the protein MPTRGIADLLPWLGGAHPHLVDQHERGGYSVTGAVVALFAAISGGVTALATGAADWPLLAVVATAVIATLLVGAVSRALATAATPARDESQRARAEFAGRIAVAVAAGVLTAELACTVLFGGTIDRKLDETAQRGIESAPSVVTAQAELDQAKNNRTALDQAITKAQNDVDQALIVARCEFSAAPECSPLRMTGVPGRGPEERTANQMLEDARTRLSAEQAKIGGLDQAVTDKDKALTDIRAAAYTEGDRGLGARWVAMNGYTTDHAGAFVLRFATALLMIVLALLPLLLRRWRGETSFDREVATRTAAGRIEHAAATAIAIKQAEVRVETEALRADQELTAARLAAHADTAIDRERQRRRIIASIGNFEIGVTEPAQRAVAEFDSAAQHELPAGASAGGKDSSVSQEGIVTQSPHLPAQLMPGVATPVSAGGALVPAPAGVPAAAPQPAPDKKGGGLELPIIGTVPFTDTAARWIRPLVPSFVANVIDTATHPLRTVRQAFEEAEEITFTLRRTRKVTVDSEDSAQQQAQPQQQVYAGQPQLGYQLPQGVPQHVYSQRVASHVVDQPYAQPGYAPQYYPPLPQGQQPYPPLPPGPVVDHGYGLPSAPAQDELTGRQNPQLENRAPRELPPGKTSE